TAGTCCACGCTGatgggtggagggagaaaaatgGTGCCAACCCACTCTCTTGTCCCCAGAGAAGGGTGTTTGCACTCATGCTGTCCAGGAAGCCCTCACAGAGGAGCGAACAATTTGCCCTCTCGTGTCCTGCAGATTGTTGCCTTCACCCTGTCTGTGGTCTGGCCATCTGCCCACCTGGCAGCTCAGTGCACCTGTATTTTGAAACTCAGCTGGCatgagtttcaaaactccaaattttagggatCTGCCTGGCATGGATCCATGCTGCTCCTCTAGGGGTGGGTCTTACCACGCTGGGTCTGATGCAGATTTGTCCTAGAAGGTCAGTTGCACCAACGTGCAGAAACTTGGAGTTTAGAGGGAAAtgcagcagggaaaaaaaaaaaaaaaaaaaacaagaatcagCATCCAGGTTAGCTGCCCTCAACTGGTGTCTCTGCTCCTGTGCTAACAAATGGGGCAGCTCAATGGCACCCACTGGCTCTTGTCCCTGAGAAGGAGTGCCACCTCTCCCAGATGGACTTCAAGAAGGGGAACCATTTCTCTAGTGGGCCAAGGGGATCCTGAGAGCATGCAGTCCACTCCTGGGCCTCTGTCCTCCTTCTCCATTGGAGCACAGCTACACCTGCCAGGCTCCACACTGGCCATGGCAggacttctaaaacttcagacTTTGAACTCCACTGTTTGTAAAAACTCATGATAAGTAGCCCCTCTTGTTTTCCTAGTCAATGCCTCTGGGGAAGTGTTTCTTCTGCAatactctgtgtctctctgtctctcacttctctctccatGATCAGGACTCTCTCCCCTATGCATCACTAGTAATTCTTTTACCCCTCAAAGTACATATCTGCTTCTACCTTCCacgatgtggcctcttctctccctctagttgtatagtttgttcttccagtcctcAGGTCAATTTCTTGGGGGATTcggaatgatttgatatttatctagctgtgttcaagggaGAAGGCAAATATAGGGTCTCCTTTTTACTCTGTCATCTTAACTCCCATAACAATATTTTCAACTATCACGAAATTGTATGAGAAAATCTAGTAAGTGAGAGCATTTGGGTAAATTagattgataaatgaattcaaacaGATTTATTTGGGTGTTGGGTCTCAACCTGTGAGCAAagataatacaatttaaaaagtgggcagttccaaaggaaaaaatcaaaatcaaagtaGGATTTGGGGAACATATAATCAAACTAAGACTCTACTGGATACAAAGTGTTATAATGACAGATCTATTTGTTAGTCTCTATGGGGCCATTCCTTTTGCATGCTGGCTGGGTTACAAGTGTTCCCATAACTGCTGCCCTCGTAGGCCTCTGGCACAAAACTCATAAACAAATattggttggggtgcctgggtgactcagttggttgggtgactgcctttgtcttgggttgtggtcccggagtcctgggattgagtcccacatcaggctcccagctccatggggagtctgcttctccctctgacctcccctctcatgctcactctctctctgtctctctctgtctctcaaaataaataaataaaaatctcaaaaacaaaaacaataacaacaacaacaaaaaacccaaatgttcGTTGTACTCAATTATATCTACATGCCAATTCCTGCCATCATTTTACAGTTGGGCAGCAGGAGGCTTAGAGAAGTCATATAACTAATCTAAGTCCACTGAAATCAGTACCTCAACAAATACTAAACATTAGCTCTTATGACTCAAGGTCTGGAGTGCTTCCATGATCCCATGTTATGATACGCAAAATATTTTAAGGACTGAGTGgacatagaattcttttttttttcttctgattttgcaTGCTTCACTATTGATGATGTGTTTGATGCTAATTTATCCTGCCAACAGATGCTAAGAGTTCAGTCCACTTTGGTGTCACTCTTCATACAGCACGAGATGCCATATGAAGAAAGCATAGCTTAGATGCCCTGAAATGGGTTAGAGTCATGTTCCCTTGGAATGTGGCAGAACTTATCAAGACCTCCTTTACCTTTTCATTCCTCAAACTGTAAATGAAAGGGTTCAGTAGAGGGGTCACCACTGTGGTGAGGACGGCTGTCACTTTGTCAAACTCCAGCGAGTGGCTCTGGCTGGGCCTCATGTACATGAAGACGTTGCTCCCATAGGCAATGGACACAACTGTTATGTGGGAAGCACAGGTGGAAAAGGCCTTCTGACAGCCTTGGGCTGAGGGGATGCGCAGGATGGTAGAGATGATATAGGTGTAGGACACAATAGTGAGTACCAGGGAGGTCAGAAGGACAAGGGAGGATAAGAGAAAGTTTATCATCTCAATGAAATGAGTGTCTATGCAGGCCACCTGTAGCAGAGGGGCAATGTCACAGAAGAAATGACCAATTTCCTCAGTGCAGTATGGCAATCTGGACACCACGATAGTTGGGCACAGTACTGAGAGGAAGGCCCCTAACCAGCAGCCCAGAACCAGCAGGAGGCAGACCCTGCTGTTCATGATGATGGTATAGCGCAGGgggttacagatggccacatagtgGTCAGAGGACATCACCGCCAGCAGAATAAACTCCACTGTCCccagaaagaagtagaaataaatttGAGTGATGCAGCCAGCAAAAGAtatggtttttttctcttctaagagACAAGTTAGCAACTTGGGGGTAATAGTAGTCGTGAACAAAATGTCCAAAAATGACAAATTACTAAGGAAGAAATACATTGGTGTTTGGAGATGATTATCAGTCCATACTAAGGAAATGATGACAATGTTTCCTGTTATGGTGAGCATATAAACCAGCAAGAGAATGACAAACAGCAAGATTTGAAGTTCTTGGATGACAGGAAAGGAGACCAATGTGAATTCAGTCAAGGAACTCTGGTTTCTCAGAGCCATTTCTACTGGAGggataaagaaacaaatgaagaaaaacagaagagtttAAGATCTCTTCCAAATTTTGCTAGAGAGAACATTCAAGAGCCGGGGTCTTGGTCCTCTCTCTGGCTGTATTATGTGGCTTCTGGTAAATCAAATTCCTTTGCTTGGCCTCTGTTCCCATCCTCATAGTTGATGAGTTGGGAAAAAAACCTTTCTGTGGTCTCTTTAAACTTTAACTTTTCAATTCCTATtacatgcatatatttcttttctttacttccttccttaCATCCAAATCCATTCAAGCTAACTGATATGTATCATTCACTGAAATTCACTCAAGACATTTTGAACATGTTACAATTTAATACTATGGATATCTTAGCTGAGAACTTCATATCAGACTTCATTGAGGAAAAAGAAGTCATCAGACAAAAATTCTATTATCCTTCCTGTATGGAGGCTGACCAGCATATGATGATCTGAAGGATTCTCTTAAGCAGCAACAAGAATTGGATAGGACACACTTTCTGAGACATTGCTGGTTGCATCAAAAGTAAGGGGAGGTGTCtggatccattttctttttttctcttttaaagattttatttatttatttgacagacagaggtcacaagtaggcagagaggcaggcagagagagagaggaagaagcaggcctcctgctgagcagagagcccaatgcggggctcgatcccaggaccctgggatcatgacctgagccgaaggcagaggctttaacccactgagccacccaggcacctctctctctctctctttttttttcaaagattttatttctttttttgacagagagagacacagcgagagagggaacacaagcagggggactgggagagggagaaacagactccctgctgagcagggagccccatgtggggcttgatcccaggaccccagatcatgacccaagctgaaggcagaagcttaacgactgagccacccaggcaccccccgccAAACCCCCTCTTATTAGGTCATCTCATCcactctgaaaacaaacaaacaaaaaaaccagattAGTAAATAGgaagatatataaaaagaatttctctttaaTGAAACAAAGAGAGATAAACTTGCAAAATATTAGTGTTCAAAGGAATGGAATTTTgttaaaacaaccaaaacaaaatcagGGAATGGGAATATTTACATGTGTAGTGTGGTATCCTGCAGGAGAGAACACAGACACTGAAGATGGATAGTATTTACAGAGAAGCAGAGCACCAAAGGGAGGCAATGAAAAACAGCAAGAAAAGGCAGATCACTTACATGGGAAAGCAGAATGACTATTGGCTCCAACACAGCAGCAGTGAAAGCCAAAAATTagttaaataacatctttaaagcGTGGCGAGAAAGTACCTGCCAACTCACAATGAGATATCCAGTAAAAGTATCTCCCAttgtaaaataaacatatttcagATAAAAACTTCAGGAATTTATTACCAAGGGacaaattataaagtaatttctaaatataattcAAGCATAAAATAATGGAGATACTTTAAGGTATTAAGAGGAATAATAGAATGGTAAACGTGCACATAGATCtaaatagaaattcttttttttttttaagattttatttatttatttgacagagagaaatcacaagtaggcagagaggcaggcagagagagaggaggaagcaggctccctgctgagcagaaagcccgatgtggggctcaaacccaggacctgggatcatgacctgagccgaaggcagcggcttaacccactgagccactcaggcacccttaaATAGAAATTCTTTGTAAAAAGTAATAGCAGTGTTGAATTTGTGGAGTTAAGCTAGAATTGGTATATGGGTGATGATAAGATAAAAGTGTGGAGAGGGAAATTGGAGCTAAAGCCCTCATGTATCATTTGAGAGGGGAtgaaacattgttttcttttaggttttaAGTTAAATAAGCCCAGTAATTTTTCTAGGGTATTCAGGGAAAGAATAGAAACAGAATAGATAATTTCCAAATTTGTAGAAAGGACAAAGGGAAACAGGGAAGACAAAAATTCAACTATAACAATGATACAAATAAATACCAAGTCAAAGTAatccattaattaaaaaaaaagaaaaattatggaaaaagaaacagaaaattggggaaaataaaaaataaaaagtaagctgTAGAGACCATTTCTAATTcattaactattaaaataaagaacaaaactaaataaagacagatgtaatattatatttaaaaaaacaattcctGCTCTATTCTGTTTATAAGACATACATAAAAGGTAAGAacatggaaaaatagaaaatagaaggattttttttttttaagattttatttatttgacagagagagatcacaagtaggcagagaggcaggcagagagagaggaagggaagcaggcttcctgctgagcagcgagcccgatgcgggactcgatcccaggactctgggatcatgacctgagccgaaggcagcggcttaacccactgagccacccaggcgccccgaaaatagaaggatttttaaaaagatttttcaagggtacctgggtggctcaatcagttgagcatctgtctgcctcttggttttggctcaggtcatgatctccgggtcctgaaatcgagccccaggtcagcttcgtgctcagccgggagtctgcttgagactctttccctctgctgcttcctctgctctctctctctctcaaataaataaataaatctttaaaaaaattgtcaaacaTATGCTAATCACAAAGTAAGTTAATGTGGCTATGCAAGTATCCTCCACTTTTCGAAAGTTCCCATTTTGCCACTTCATTCAAGGACAACATACTTTGTACTCGTTTTTGCTATCTTAAAGGAATCCAGAAACCCcgtgattttgtgtgtgtgttttgcggGGAGTCAAGCCATAGTAGTGAGCAGCACCCAAGCAGAGCAGAGAGTGGCGCCACCAAGCTTTTCCCCAGggaactacactcagcatctcagcattgAACTCAGCTTTGAGCTGCGTCTGTTAATATCtgtttttttatcttgatttattttgtgaatctATTAGCAAGATGTATGCTAAAGGTATCAAAAAAGTCTAAGAGGGGTTATTTTTTGGTGTCTAGGGATGCTCAacaaatttccatataaattaatggtaattccTTCTTCACTTGATCCTCTCTTGGTTTACAAAAGGTTTCATAGAAATGCTAATACTTTTGGATAGTGGGGGAACTTGTATTAATAATTGGCAAAATAGACACTAAGACAGAATGGGTCATTAGGAATTGACAGGGCTGCTCTGTGATTTTATAAGTTTCAACCCATCATGAACTTATTATGATTCTAAATACGTAGATACCTAATAAACAGCTTTaacacacataaagaaaaaaaatcacagaatagtAAGAACAAAATATCATCATAGTGGAAGATTTtagtaaatacatttattttataatattttaaattttaaaatatttgtgtgtatgtgtgtgacaaGCTCAACAAGTCACTGTTTATATGAACAACTCATTAAAcacacaaataacccaattttacaTGACTTCTCTTGCTAGTTACTAAGCCATAGCTCTTGCAAAGTTTACTGAAGGATCCTGTGATTGTGTCAGTATTCCCTGTAGCCAAATAAACTTGTTCCTTGCTGACTGGACTATAGACAAAACAGGTAACTGAACTTCTACTAAGTAAAATCTgaagataattaaataatttatcccTTAACAATCTCTTTCAAAATCCAGGTCTCAGTCTCCTTActaaggtttttattttccttcatttccgCTGGTCAGctcatataaatacaaattacttTGAAGTCCTTTCATAAGCCCTTCATGTCTGAAATTGTggatgagtctttaaaaaaataatttctcattccAAGTTTTATGTGTAAGCTGAGCCATGTAGTACAGTAGTAAGTGTGTTTGCAGTGGGAAGGCTCCAGTAGGAGTTCCATAGCTGTGATTTCTGCATGTGACTTTAATTTTCTCACTGGTAAACGGAAATGCTGTAACTATCTTCTGTTTATGTTCATAGTAAGGATTGGAATGATGTCAGGTTCTTATCAGCAAACAACTAACGTAACATTACTTGGcacaaatgttcaataaatgttttgctAATAAAACCAAGCAAGACAAATAGGACTGGGAGCCTTTGGTGGGAGTGAGGAGGCACCTATTATGGACaaaccatgaaggaaaaaaaatattgtcaaccCCATCTCCGtgagtaataaaaatgtaaaaacgtTAATACGCAGTGGAGATGTGATAACAGAGATCTCTACGGAACCTGGACTTCTgtccacaataaataaataaaatctgtgtgAGGGTCCTAAAAGGATTCGACCTTATAGCCACACTGCTTTCTCATATGCATGTTTTAGCCTATGCCTCTATCATAGAGATAAAAGGGAAGATATTCTTATACCTTGCAGATTATTCAAAACTGATCCCATAAGcatgtgttttttatatttaaacataaaaggaAACT
This DNA window, taken from Lutra lutra chromosome 10, mLutLut1.2, whole genome shotgun sequence, encodes the following:
- the LOC125079664 gene encoding olfactory receptor 6M1-like translates to MALRNQSSLTEFTLVSFPVIQELQILLFVILLLVYMLTITGNIVIISLVWTDNHLQTPMYFFLSNLSFLDILFTTTITPKLLTCLLEEKKTISFAGCITQIYFYFFLGTVEFILLAVMSSDHYVAICNPLRYTIIMNSRVCLLLVLGCWLGAFLSVLCPTIVVSRLPYCTEEIGHFFCDIAPLLQVACIDTHFIEMINFLLSSLVLLTSLVLTIVSYTYIISTILRIPSAQGCQKAFSTCASHITVVSIAYGSNVFMYMRPSQSHSLEFDKVTAVLTTVVTPLLNPFIYSLRNEKVKEVLISSATFQGNMTLTHFRASKLCFLHMASRAV